A window from Acidobacteriota bacterium encodes these proteins:
- a CDS encoding DinB family protein: MATTRTSFLIDELHRAYDGDPWHGSSVATLLSGLTAAEAMARPIDGAHTIAELVAHMTVWVNEVTRRVCGHPAADPIEGDWPLPRAVDQAGWAAMHLAFANAMARLIEAVAGFPESRWDDIVGDARNPALGTGLSYAQTVSGLVQHLAYHGGQVGMMRKSLSKGKR, translated from the coding sequence ATGGCGACCACGCGCACGTCTTTCCTGATCGACGAACTCCACAGGGCCTACGACGGCGATCCGTGGCACGGATCGTCAGTCGCCACGCTGCTGTCAGGGCTCACCGCCGCGGAGGCGATGGCGCGCCCGATCGACGGCGCGCATACCATCGCGGAACTGGTGGCGCACATGACGGTGTGGGTGAACGAGGTCACGCGCCGCGTGTGCGGTCATCCGGCCGCCGATCCGATCGAAGGCGACTGGCCGTTGCCGCGCGCCGTCGACCAGGCTGGCTGGGCCGCGATGCACCTCGCGTTCGCCAATGCGATGGCGCGCCTCATCGAGGCCGTCGCGGGGTTCCCCGAGTCCCGCTGGGACGACATCGTCGGCGACGCGCGCAACCCCGCCCTCGGCACGGGCCTCTCCTACGCACAGACGGTCTCGGGACTGGTGCAGCATCTGGCCTATCACGGGGGACAGGTGGGGATGATGAGGAAGAGCCTGTCAAAGGGAAAAAGGTAA